A portion of the Bacillus thuringiensis genome contains these proteins:
- the modA gene encoding molybdate ABC transporter substrate-binding protein, producing the protein MNKFTLRSIGALILSFLLIFSAACTSGEKNTKSAAKEDKTVELTISAAASLQDALKEIEKQYKEKEPNIKLSFNFGASGALQQQIEQGAPADLFFSAAEDKFQTLVKKGFINEKEGKNLLGNELVLVIPKDSSLTKFQDLKDEKIKKIALGTPESVPAGKYAKASLTHENLWNDVQNKVVFTKDVRQVLTYVETGNVDAGIVYKTDALISDKVKIGETAAATSHEPIHYPLGVIKESKHKKEATSVYEYLQSKDAQSIFKKYGFTVLS; encoded by the coding sequence ATGAATAAATTTACATTACGTTCTATTGGGGCACTTATACTTTCTTTCCTTCTTATATTTAGTGCTGCTTGTACAAGTGGGGAAAAGAATACAAAGTCAGCTGCTAAAGAGGATAAAACAGTTGAACTTACTATCTCAGCTGCTGCAAGCTTACAAGATGCATTAAAAGAAATTGAAAAACAATATAAAGAAAAAGAACCAAATATTAAACTTTCTTTTAACTTCGGTGCTTCTGGAGCACTTCAACAACAAATTGAACAAGGTGCACCTGCTGATTTATTCTTCTCTGCAGCAGAAGATAAATTCCAAACCCTTGTAAAAAAAGGATTCATTAATGAAAAAGAGGGGAAAAATCTTCTTGGAAATGAACTAGTTCTAGTCATCCCTAAAGATAGCTCTCTTACAAAATTTCAAGATTTAAAAGATGAGAAAATCAAAAAAATTGCACTTGGTACACCTGAATCTGTACCTGCTGGAAAATATGCAAAGGCTTCTCTAACACACGAAAACCTTTGGAATGATGTTCAAAATAAAGTCGTATTTACAAAAGATGTTCGCCAAGTGTTAACATATGTAGAAACAGGGAATGTCGATGCTGGTATCGTATACAAAACAGATGCTCTCATTTCAGATAAAGTAAAGATTGGTGAGACAGCAGCAGCTACTTCTCATGAGCCAATCCACTATCCTTTAGGTGTTATAAAGGAATCTAAACATAAGAAAGAGGCGACTTCAGTTTATGAGTATTTGCAGTCAAAAGATGCACAATCTATCTTTAAGAAATATGGATTTACAGTCCTGTCGTAA